In a single window of the Candidatus Omnitrophota bacterium genome:
- a CDS encoding DUF58 domain-containing protein, with translation MINPEILRTIRRIEIRTGRLVQEVFAGEYQSSFKGQGIEFDQLREYTPGDDVRLIDWNVTARTGKPFMKQFVQERQLTVMLVVDASASGHFGSRGRTKAELAAELAAVLAFSAIQNKDKVGLLLFTDQVERVILPDSGRRHVLRVIREVLYNQPKGRRTNIAAALNYLNRVQRRRVVVFLISDFLDKNFEKALRLTHAHHDCVAIALSDRREEELASVGWLRVHDAEEGREISVNTADAGVRVRFEEATAKRLQERKRLFDSMGLDAINVRVGESYVEPLIKFFKMRSRRMR, from the coding sequence ATGATCAATCCCGAAATCCTTAGAACCATACGCCGCATTGAAATCCGCACGGGGCGCCTCGTGCAGGAAGTTTTTGCAGGCGAATACCAGAGCAGCTTCAAAGGCCAGGGGATTGAGTTCGATCAATTGCGCGAATACACACCCGGCGATGATGTGAGGCTGATCGACTGGAATGTGACAGCGCGCACGGGCAAGCCCTTTATGAAGCAGTTTGTGCAGGAGCGCCAGCTCACGGTGATGCTCGTGGTCGATGCCAGCGCTTCAGGCCATTTCGGTTCGCGAGGCCGCACCAAGGCCGAGCTTGCCGCAGAGCTTGCCGCGGTTTTGGCCTTTTCCGCGATTCAAAACAAAGACAAGGTGGGGCTCCTCCTTTTTACGGATCAGGTGGAGCGTGTGATTCTGCCGGATAGCGGACGCCGTCACGTGTTGCGCGTGATTCGCGAAGTGCTCTACAACCAGCCCAAGGGCCGGAGAACGAATATTGCCGCAGCTCTCAATTATCTCAATCGCGTGCAGCGCCGTCGCGTAGTGGTTTTTCTCATCTCCGATTTTCTGGACAAAAACTTTGAAAAGGCTTTGCGGCTAACGCATGCGCACCACGACTGTGTGGCAATTGCGCTTTCGGACCGGCGGGAAGAAGAGCTTGCTTCCGTGGGCTGGCTGCGCGTGCACGATGCAGAGGAAGGCCGGGAAATTAGCGTGAATACCGCGGATGCAGGAGTGCGCGTCCGGTTTGAGGAAGCCACGGCCAAGCGCCTGCAGGAGCGCAAACGGCTTTTTGATTCCATGGGTCTGGATGCGATTAATGTGCGCGTGGGCGAATCCTATGTGGAGCCTCTCATCAAGTTTTTCAAAATGCGAAGCAGGCGCATGCGATGA